The Sinorhizobium fredii USDA 257 region CGGCGGCACCCCGAAGCGGATGGGTGCAATGGAGCAGCCGAGCCCACCGGAAACGATAAGATTGCGCTCTTCCTCGACGATGTGGCCATAGGCATAGCGGTCGCCGAAGCGCGAAGGCACGACCGGCGAATGGCCGATAAAACGCACCTGCCCGCCATGCGTGTGGCCGGAGAGCGTCAGGGAAACCCGCGCCGGTACCTTCGGGAAAATATCGGGCTCGTGCGCCAGCAGGATGATGGGAGCCTCGTCCGTCACCTGCGCCAACGTGCCATCGAGATCATCGAGCCCGCCCCTGGCGCTGCGCTTCCATTTCTTGCCCGGCAGCAGTGCGAGCTGGTCTTCGAGCCCGGCGATCCAGAAGCCCAAACCATCCTTCTCCAACCGGATGGCGCGGTTGCTGTAGACCAAGATGCCGACCTCCACCAATGCGCGGTGGCCGAAGGTCTCGCCGCCGCCATTCTTCTGGGCGGTCCTGTCCTCCCACCAATCGTGATTGCCCATGACCGCATGGACGCCGAGCGGAGCTTCGAGCGCCGACAGTGCCTTCGACCACTCGCTGGAATGGACGTAGCGCGTCACCAGATTCATGCCCGAGGCATAGTCGCCGAGGAGAACCGTGACGTCGCCGCCCAGCTCGTTGGCGCGAGTGCGGATGGAAGCAATCCGCCGTGCCGACATCCAGGGCTCGCAGGCATGCAGGTCGGCGATCGCAACGACGCGCAGCTTGAGGCCCGGCGTCCACCCGGGCGGCGTCAGGCTGTAGTGCGCGATCCGCAGGCGCGCGAGCGGCTCGACGGCAAAGGCATAACCGCCAAGCGCCACGGCGCTGGCAAATCCACCGCCAATGACTTGCATGAAGCCGCGGCGGGTGATCATCTCAGTCGTCCTCGAGCGTCAGGCGGAACTGTGCCGTCTCGACGTCCTTCGGCGGATTGAGCCCCAGATGTTTCCAGGCATTGGCGGTCAGGACGCGGCCGCGCGGCGTGCGCTGGACGAAGCCTTGCTGGATCAGATAGGGCTCGATGATGTCTTCGATCGCATCGCGCGGTTCCGAAAGCCCCGCCGCGATCGTCTCGATGC contains the following coding sequences:
- a CDS encoding metallophosphoesterase; this encodes MITRRGFMQVIGGGFASAVALGGYAFAVEPLARLRIAHYSLTPPGWTPGLKLRVVAIADLHACEPWMSARRIASIRTRANELGGDVTVLLGDYASGMNLVTRYVHSSEWSKALSALEAPLGVHAVMGNHDWWEDRTAQKNGGGETFGHRALVEVGILVYSNRAIRLEKDGLGFWIAGLEDQLALLPGKKWKRSARGGLDDLDGTLAQVTDEAPIILLAHEPDIFPKVPARVSLTLSGHTHGGQVRFIGHSPVVPSRFGDRYAYGHIVEEERNLIVSGGLGCSIAPIRFGVPPEIVVVDLG